TCCTTATCTTTGTAAGGGTCCTTGAAATATCCAGATtatattgattcacttaagaAATATTCTAACATAAAAGTACGGGGTTTAACAATATAGTACAACTAAAGGCCTTTTTTTAAAAACACATCCACTAGGCACAATATTGGGATTATTTTTATGTTGTTCTTGAGCTTGTGTAGTATCAACCCTAACTTCTAAATCTTCCTCCAAAGGACCAGCTACCATTTTTTCAGAACTTTCAGCCTTCGATTTCTCACTTTCATCTTCATCAAAATaatcaacaagtcctaatttcGGTTTAGGGACAAAGGGTTCCGGGATTTAGGTTTTTGCACAAGACTAGAATTTTTGAAGAAATCAATTTGGGGCTCAATGGATAAAGAATCACAAAAAAATTTGGTATCCTTGGATTCAACAAACAAAAATTGGGAAAGATTTTCTAGTTGAGGACCGGGTTCTTAGACAAAGAAGGAAATAACTTAATTTTGAAGTTTAAAAGCAACCCTTCTAATTTGTCTAGAGTTGAGGAGCCTGACATGGAAAGACTTACCAACTTGAGACTCGTTACCCCTTTCATGCAAACTGTTGGAAGCCATAATTACCTTTTAAGACTTGGATAAGATCAATAATAGGTGTAGGAACCTAGTTCATCGATATGACAATTTTACAAGTTAATGTAACTGTTTACCCCAAAATtggataaaaattaaatttgtacgcgattttaaggatacatggtTTGATTAGACAcaaataattaagaatattatataaatgaattaaagaaaaaataagcGATCAAACCAATTGTAATGTTGTGGCCAAGCCTAAACTTAGATTGAGCAGTGACCTCGTCCTCGATTGGACCCTCGGTTTGAGCACATTCATGAATGAAGAACAAGATAAGTGAACAAGAACTTTAACAGTGACTAAAAGGCAGAAAATAAACTTGTATTGCTTTGATTCACGTGTTACAGTGTGtattacaaaagaaaatctttccctttatatagtaggagagtttcatctttagtataagtctaaaaaggtaaaaatcttcctttccCTGTAATTACTGATCCATAATCGACGTCGAGCGAGATCCACGCAGTGATCTCTGGTTGGGTGCGAATATCACATCCCTCTATTTGTCATGTGTAACCGTTTATTGTGTTTCCTGAGGTCTTAGAACTCATTCTTGGTCCGGGGCATGTCACTTTACCATACCCGATGACGAGCACATCGTCCACTCTTCCTGGATCTCAATACGAAGGGTCCCTAACCTCGATTTCAATCTCGTGCATCCGTTCCCTTCCTCTATTTTCTCATCGGGAAATCGGGGTAGACCTTAACCCTAAGTTTATCCGTACATAGATAGTCCCCTTATTTTCCGCAGAGTCGGTTTACCGAAACGATGGAAAGCGATAGATGAACCCCGGTTCCTTTCTCCGTACATTACAACCGAGATGACGAGTTAatcgaaacgtcccatcagtcgtaTCGTTCTGACTTCAGACACGTGTCAGTCACCGATTGACTGTTCTCCAATGCGAAACGTCGCACATTGATTGTTATTCTTCTACAAAAGCTCTGACCTTTTTCACTTCTTCCACTTTTCGATTCTAGAATTTACCCTCGAACTCTCTAATTGCTTTTAACTCCTCCAAATCTTCATACATTGTTCCTTAAACCATATCTTCAtaccatcttcaaatcttcatattttgcttcaaaactttatatttttcttcaaaccttcatacttcCCAGATTACGATGGCAAAAACCTCTAAGTTAGTGCCTCAACAGACTGCTCCTTCATCTTTCCACCCGGCCACAGATGCCGAGGTGGCCGTTCCTGAGGTGGCTCAGGAGTCCCTATGAAGAGCTTCGTACCTGGGGGCTGCTCTACCGGGAAAGTCTTCCATATCGAGAAGGACTCTAGTCAACAAGATCGAGGTGAGGGAGcatggagatacatatgctccATTACTGAGGAAACACTACCCATAGTCCGAGCGAACTGTAACTATGAGGGTAAGGATGTGGTCTTCCCGGGCCCAATGATGACATCACTACTCACGTGGAGGGATACTTAAGTGCTTACACTTACCTCTTCATGCTCAACCCGGTGGACCCTATAGTCCTTGCTTTCTGTAAAAGGTACGAGGTGTGCCTTTGGGAAAATCCACCCGTTCTTTCGGAGGATCGTGTTCCTCTTACGTCATTTTGTGAACAATACTAAAGCTCCTcagttcaccctcgaccacctactTCACCTAtatagtccccgaatcttccgaggGGGCTGATCAAACTCGTTCGTCGAGCAAGCAAGGAtccgttctcgagcatagacaagGACCAAGATCGAGGATGGCGGGGGATGTTTGTTCTGGTTAAAATTGAAGACCTCATACCTTTCGAGTTTTTGCCGTTCCCCGATAAGTGGAACGCATCACGTAAGTACTTTCCTTCTCTAGTATTTgtcatttctttttattttttctctcatTGCCTATGTTTGTCGCCGTGCAGCTGGACCATGTTCCTAATGTAGTTCCCCGCTTCAAGGAGTGGATTGAGGGGATCTTCAAATAGATGCCATATATTTAGCGCGTATGGCGTAAACTATTGAAGGGCAAATGAGAGGCCCGTTGCCATGGTGAGGTACTTTTCCAAATAGTTACTTTTGTACTTTTAGCTTACGCATTGCTAagtctcagtttttcttataggTTTGCCCAAGATCACCGAACTCAGGCCATTGGATAAGGAAGAGGATCCGTCCTCGCTTGCCGAACCCTCCGCTTCAGAACAACCCGGGGATGCCGcaaaggaggagaagaagaagacgaagaagaagaagaagaaaaagaagaagaagaagaagaagaagaagaagaaaagaaagtccTCGGGTTCCCAGATGCCAAGGTGAAAAAGAGGAAAGTTAccagaacctctttcgattattctcctaactacgtctaaacaataattcaactggcctctttcgattactaagaagaatcactgcattcaaccaacaagataatgcaaaaacatcacaagttacgCCTCTCTAAATTAcataaatatgtgaatatatatgcaaaaattaaaatacccaaaataattcaatacataaaaactacagttattatccacaaacaattctcaaaacatcAAATCCATCAGTCCCTAAAGAAgaattactccatagatatggaaaaattcatcgcaaataagtttaagttaaagaaaaatataaacaatccaaacccttgtcttgcgTGAGGATTGAAAGATGAAATTCTTGTGCTCTTGTTTCTCCCACTtatccttagcctccttaggtctcaagtatgtcaaaagtcctcaaaatactattttttcatgtatatataccaagtagggtcgggcccaaacaaacaCACCTTCTCCTTCAAGAAATAGGACTTTTTCCGGACAAGACGTGCACGACCGCGCATCTGGGAGGGTTCTCACGCATTAGGTTGAGCACTTTGCATAGTGTTCTGCCTCACATGCACGCCCAGTGTGCGGTCACGCACCTAGATAATGTCCAGCTCGattttttgtttctctttttgaatgcactagtgtccgttgatccccgaactcgattccaacttaatccttggacttttacttagacttcatagctccaaaatagcatgaatttatcccataacatctacatagctcggaatcactcctacaaggcataaaacgcATAATTAGTACAAAATACTagtgattaaagctcaaactcaattaaagtttagaaaattagagtgcgatatgcaactaaaatacgtaattatagcctaccattacgtgtggattgtgatattgagcacgtGATCACGCCGCACGGAATGTGATAttaagcatgtgaccatgccatagggattgtgatattgagcatgtgaccacgtcgAGCGGGTTGTGATATTCAGCACGTGACCACGCCATGTGGATAAGAGATATTGATATTTATGGCACGTGATTATGCCGTACAACgtatggatatggatccatcctccTTGGGTCACCCTCTCATGCGCCTTCTTGATGGTATACATACGGTTTAAGGACAAGTTAATCAGTGGTTTAGTTCGGTTATGGAAATTCTGAGAAAAAGCTGGTcagtgtttgatttggttattgtatttcatctttacttgcaatttccttggttgtttacccgatttatttgcatatcttctttatatgttggattgttgactgagcagtATATGTTAAGTAATTATGTTTACCAAGGTGGTTCTTTCTTTGattcatgacttgatcatattatcATTCTGTACTTGTTGGATTTATGAATTGTATAGGtaattagcgagtatcattttaTAATTCTTACTTCTATTACCtagccgaggttagttatgaaaCTTGCTGAGTacttggggtcggttgtactaatactacactctgtacttagttgtgcagatctaggtgttggaCCGAGCCATCAGTAGCTAAGGCTTCTTGTAGAGTTATCTTTAGAGAGACGAGGTAGAACTACATCTCGACCGCAAACGTCTCTTTTTATTTTGTACTGTtgtctttcattcagacaatattatttttttctgTATTTCAGACTTATATTTCTgcattagagctcatgactctctACTTTCCAGTTCTGGGGGAATTTATTATGTATTGATGTTATCATGTAATGTAGATGGCTTTAGACTTGTACTATTTCTGCTAATTCAATATTTATATTTCACTTTTGTTATATTTGGCTTGCCTAATAAgtgagttaggcgccatcacgaccggtTGGTGGTTTTGGGTTATGACAAACTCAAAAAGACCAGTTGGATGATTACAGAAGATTATAGTGGATTTCGAGGCGAGCATGGATGAAGCAAAATTATCTACATGATCAAGCAATTCAAAAATTATTTCACTTGGGAGTACCACAAAATATGTGGCTTCTTATGCAAGAGACATGATAGAGCTCAAACCATTGCTAAAGGAAAGGTTGAGCTGCATAAACAATGTGTAAGTCACTTAATTTTGATCCTCTTCCTTATAACAAACAACATATAGAACTACTGTCAAAATTTGGATTCATAAGGGCAAATCAATATGAAATGATTCTTCAATACAACACATGTTTATAAAAAATGGCACAATACGAATCCGGACATCACTCGGGGGCCATGAGAGAGATCGGTGATGATTGTAAGAAGAGAGCTCgagagaggagagagaaagaAGCACGGAAGTCGACTTTTTCTTTTATGTTTCTTGGCTTGGAAACCGAAATTTTAAAGTCCATTTATCAAGAATAGAAAGTCTCTAATAAAGAGAATCTAAAAACTAAGAAAAGGATCTAAGGTCGCATATCTTGTCTTTATACTTCAAAAGAAGAAGCTAATTGTCTTAAATTCAACTGTTGTGGGTGTAAATTCAACAAtttgtttgatataaatcgtaTGTACATAATAAATAAGTTCAGATA
The DNA window shown above is from Nicotiana tomentosiformis chromosome 8, ASM39032v3, whole genome shotgun sequence and carries:
- the LOC138897715 gene encoding uncharacterized protein, translated to MARDCPKREQLNTLFADEKGEVESSEEEQETAYLGPMVVLKNTEDTSSRTTNTSGGGGLPKITELRPLDKEEDPSSLAEPSASEQPGDAAKEEKKKTKKKKKKKKKKKKKKKKKRKSSGSQMPR